A single region of the Lycium barbarum isolate Lr01 chromosome 2, ASM1917538v2, whole genome shotgun sequence genome encodes:
- the LOC132627279 gene encoding uncharacterized protein LOC132627279, with product MAVIPTVTVLSSISTRLLSIPRTLATTAIASSSSLSSLCYLNKGSYPLQRWTTILPARKLLIRAARTESKGVSVGFRPPNFQLTEPLTGKVWKLEDFEAYPALLVMFICNHCPFVIHLKKDIVKLSNFYMKKGLAVVAISSNSVVTHPQDGPEFMADDAKLFRYPFPYLYDESQEVARDFGAVCTPEFFLFKKDGRRPFELVYHGQFDDSRPSNNVPVTGRDLSLAIDCVLSGQPVPSTQKPSIGCSIKWSPGRKQ from the exons ATGGCAGTTATTCCAACTGTCACCGTGTTATCATCAATCAGCACACGCTTACTGTCCATCCCGCGCACGTTAGCCACAACTGCTATAGCTTCATcttcttctctctcctctctctgcTACTTGAACAAGGGTAGTTATCCTCTGCAACGCTGGACTACTATTCTACCGGCGAGGAAGCTCCTGATACGAGCAGCAAGAACAGAGTCCAAAGGCGTCTCTGTTGGCTTTAGACCTCCCAATTTTCAG CTTACGGAGCCGCTCACTGGAAAAGTTTGGAAGCTTGAGGATTTTGAAGCATATCCTGCATTGCTG GTTATGTTCATCTGCAACCATTGTCCATTTGTCATACATTTGAAGAAGGATATTGTTAAACTCTCAAATTTCTACATGAAG AAAGGGCTTGCGGTGGTAGCAATATCTTCAAACTCTGTAGTTACACATCCACAG GATGGACCTGAATTCATGGCTGATGATGCGAAGCTCTTTAGATATCCTTTCCCTTATCTTTATGATGAG TCACAAGAAGTTGCACGAGATTTTGGGGCTGTTTGTACACCAGAATTTTTCCTGTTCAAAAAG GATGGCAGAAGGCCCTTTGAGCTAGTGTATCATGGACAATTTGATGATTCAAGGCCAAGTAACAATGTGCCTGTCACAGGAAG GGACTTAAGCCTAGCCATAGATTGTGTACTTAGTGGCCAGCCAGTTCCATCAACTCAAAAACCCAG CATTGGTTGCAGTATAAAATGGAGTCCAGGGAGGAAGCAGTAA